Sequence from the Elusimicrobiota bacterium genome:
TTCATTTTTGTTCCTTTCCTTCATATTTAGCGCATAGCGTTTAGCGTATAGTAAAAAATTCAAAAGCATTTTAAAGATTCTTTTATTTTCCTATACCTGCCCGCCGGCAGGCGCGGCGCTATGCACTATACGCTATCCGCTATAATCTCACTGGAATATTTTTGTTTTTTAAATATTTTTTTACTTGAGATATGGACAACTCTTTATAGTGAAAAAGCGACGCAGCCAAAAGAGCCGAAGCGCCGGCATGGTATCCTTTTTCAAAATCCTTCAATTCGCCTGCCCCTCCGGAAGCAATTACAGGTATTTTTACGGAATCGCATACTGCTTTTAAAAGTTTGAGGTCATACCCATTTTTTGTCCCATCTGCATCCATGCTGGTTAAAAGGATTTCTCCGGCACCCAGTTTTTCTACCTTTTTTGCCCATTTGACTGCATCCAGACGCGTTTTTTTTCTACCGCCATGGGTATATACATTCCACTTATTTTTACTTCGGGATTCTTTTTTTGCGTCAATTGCCACTACTATGCACTGGTTACCAAATTTCCTGCTTGCTTCTTTAACAAAGCTGGGATTTAAAACTGCCGCTGTATTTAAAGACACTTTATCTGCTCCGGCTTTGAGCAGGTTTCTAATATCGCTTATATTTCTTATTCCCCCTCCGACTGTAAGCGGAATAAAAACTTTCCCGGCTGTCCGTTTTACAACTTCCAAAGTAATTGGCCTTTCATCCGATGAAGCCGTAATATCAAGAAAAACGAGCTCATCCGCACCTTCACTGTTATAACGTTCGGCTATAGCTACAGGATCTCCAGCATCCCTAAGTTTAAGAAACTTTGTGCCCTTTACTACCCGGCCTGCATCCACATCCAAACAAGGAATAATTCTTACCGACAGCATTTCTTTCCCTTTGTTATCCGTTTCGCCCCTCCGGAAATATAGCCCCGGAAAAACCGAGCTGAGAACCTGTTTCGGAAGGGTTTTTGTTATTACTGGCGACTTGCCTCCGGCAATTGTTATCTGCCGTTATTGCTCTGCGATTTGAATTGCTTCTTCAAGTTTTAAATTTTCCGTATAAAGAGCTTTCCCGACTACTGCCCCGATAACCCCTTC
This genomic interval carries:
- the hisF gene encoding imidazole glycerol phosphate synthase subunit HisF; translated protein: MLSVRIIPCLDVDAGRVVKGTKFLKLRDAGDPVAIAERYNSEGADELVFLDITASSDERPITLEVVKRTAGKVFIPLTVGGGIRNISDIRNLLKAGADKVSLNTAAVLNPSFVKEASRKFGNQCIVVAIDAKKESRSKNKWNVYTHGGRKKTRLDAVKWAKKVEKLGAGEILLTSMDADGTKNGYDLKLLKAVCDSVKIPVIASGGAGELKDFEKGYHAGASALLAASLFHYKELSISQVKKYLKNKNIPVRL